In Antechinus flavipes isolate AdamAnt ecotype Samford, QLD, Australia chromosome 3, AdamAnt_v2, whole genome shotgun sequence, a genomic segment contains:
- the LOC127555973 gene encoding triosephosphate isomerase-like: protein MMSSRKFFVGGNWKMNGDKKSVGELITSLNRAKVPPNTEVVCAPPSIYLDFVCQKLDQKICVAAQNCYKVAKGAFTGEISPAMIKDCGATWVILGHSERRYVFGESDELIGQKVAHALAEGLGVIACIGEKLDEREAGITEKVVFDQTKAIADNLKDWSKVVLAYEPIWAIGTGKIATPQQAQEVHEKLQSWLKTHVSEPVSRAIRIVYGGSVTGANCKELASQADVDGFLVGGASLKPEFLDIIQAKK from the coding sequence ATGATGTCGTCCCGGAAGTTCTTCGTTGGGGGCAATTGGAAGATGAATGGGGACAAGAAGTCTGTGGGGGAGCTCATCACTTCGCTCAACAGGGCCAAGGTGCCCCCCAACACCGAAGTGGTATGTGCACCTCCTTCCATCTATCTTGACTTTGTTTGTCAGAAATTGGATCAAAAAATCTGTGTGGCTGCTCAGAACTGCTACAAAGTGGCCAAAGGTGCATTTACTGGGGAGATCAGTCCTGCCATGATTAAGGATTGTGGGGCCACTTGGGTGATCTTGGGACACTCGGAAAGGAGGTATGTCTTTGGGGAGTCAGATGAGCTCATTGGGCAGAAAGTAGCCCATGCTCTGGCAGAAGGCCTGGGAGTGATTGCTTGTATTGGGGAGAAACTGGATGAAAGGGAAGCTGGAATCACTGAGAAGGTTGTTTTTGACCAAACCAAGGCCATTGCAGATAACCTGAAGGACTGGTCCAAAGTCGTCCTAGCCTATGAGCCCATCTGGGCTATTGGTACTGGCAAGATAGCTACGCCCCAGCAGGCCCAAGAGGTACATGAGAAGCTTCAATCTTGGCTTAAGACCCATGTCTCAGAACCTGTATCACGAGCAATCAGGATTGTTTATGGAGGCTCTGTGACTGGGGCCAACTGTAAGGAACTGGCCAGCCAGGCTGATGTGGATGGCTTTCTGGTGGGTGGAGCTTCTCTTAAACCTGAATTTCTGGACATCATCCAAGCCAAAAAATGA